A single region of the Vibrio chagasii genome encodes:
- a CDS encoding iron-siderophore ABC transporter substrate-binding protein, whose translation MNTTRVDSHFSKVTKLNKTLVFSLLLSALSFNAMADYQVEDSEGVKTLEAQPVRVAALNWDIAEQVIELGVTPVAVPDIAGYTDWVVQPAIPESVTDIGTRTEPNFSALKKLNPDVILIASPQKDLQERLSEIAPVLYYQTYSEQHSNAEAAIDNFKKIGQLLGKEEQASNKLAAMDERIVTLKAELDKAYPGDKPKVTSFRFASTTSVFIYGDNSIPQYALEQLGFENAMELPASQWGISQKRMTELKKVKNGIALYFEPFPYQAKLDRSPIWQSMPFVRTEQFSPVAASWSYGGAMSILYNAEAMAQSLLTLAEQ comes from the coding sequence ATGAATACAACACGTGTAGACTCCCATTTTTCTAAAGTGACAAAACTGAACAAGACACTGGTATTTTCGTTGTTGCTGAGCGCCTTATCGTTTAATGCGATGGCGGATTACCAAGTTGAAGACAGCGAAGGAGTGAAAACCCTTGAAGCTCAACCTGTTAGAGTAGCAGCGCTAAATTGGGACATTGCAGAGCAAGTGATCGAACTCGGTGTAACACCCGTCGCAGTGCCTGATATTGCGGGGTACACTGACTGGGTTGTTCAGCCTGCAATTCCAGAGAGCGTTACGGATATTGGTACTCGAACTGAACCTAACTTTTCTGCACTTAAGAAGCTCAACCCTGACGTGATTCTTATCGCTTCACCTCAAAAAGACTTGCAGGAGCGACTTTCAGAAATCGCGCCCGTGCTTTACTACCAAACGTACAGTGAACAACACAGTAATGCTGAAGCTGCTATTGATAACTTCAAAAAAATAGGTCAATTGCTTGGCAAAGAAGAGCAAGCGAGCAACAAACTGGCTGCGATGGATGAACGTATTGTTACCCTCAAAGCCGAACTAGACAAAGCGTATCCGGGTGACAAGCCGAAAGTGACTTCTTTTCGCTTTGCGAGCACCACTTCGGTATTCATTTATGGTGATAACTCGATTCCACAATATGCGCTTGAGCAGCTTGGCTTTGAAAATGCGATGGAGCTTCCTGCGAGCCAGTGGGGTATCAGTCAAAAGCGTATGACTGAGCTTAAGAAGGTAAAGAATGGTATTGCGCTTTACTTTGAACCTTTCCCGTATCAAGCAAAGTTAGACAGATCTCCGATATGGCAAAGTATGCCTTTTGTTCGTACTGAACAATTTAGCCCTGTGGCAGCAAGTTGGAGCTACGGCGGTGCTATGTCTATTTTGTATAACGCAGAAGCTATGGCGCAATCGTTGTTGACGCTAGCGGAGCAGTAA